The DNA region CTCTGATATAGCTGCAGTATGGTACTCCCCGCATGACACTTGGGTAATCTTCACAAGTTCAGGGGCTTCATCAAGAAATTTAGCATATCCATTAATTACACGAGGGCCTTGAAGGCCTTCAGATGTAACACCTCTGCCAAGCTGACCATATTCATTATAGCCTGCTTTACCAGAGCAGtgacaaaattttcattaatacaTAAGGCTGTGTAACCTGATAGAGAATGCACacataaaaactaaaaatcacaTGCAGGGATCCATACACATATGCGCACCGACTTCATTAAAATTACTGAGAGGATATGTTAAGCATAGAATGGTATATAAAGGTGAATTAAGAATGTGCAAATTACCCCAAGCTTGTAGTAACCCTTCTTCTGATAGAGCTACAACATGAACAGCACCACAAGAAACTTGGCGAATAACCTGAATGAATTGAAAGAGCATGCAAGTATCAGAAAATTTGTTGCACACTGCGAATTGTCAAGTCACTTCTTGTATAAAGAAATCCAGAATTACATCATTTGCACGTAATAACCAAAGTATATAAGTTATACATGTATATCTGTATACATGATAGATATTTGCACGCAATATATACAAATAGAATCATATGTTTGCGGAATATCAAGCGTACATCTGTTTGCGGATAAGGTTAAATACTACTTAGAACTCGGACAAACCTAGGCCTCAACCCAATAAAAACCTTGCTTTTGTATGGAAAGCAACttcttaacaaaaaaaaatgtgggcatAGATTAGATACAGAATTCAGGAAAAGGTAAAACTGCTAATAACATAAATGCGGCTAGATAAATGGTTATGCCCCACTCGTACCACACAGAGGTGACACATTTTCATGAGAAACAGAGATATCTCCaccaaaattaattttcaagacAGAGTTGGTACCGTAGAAGGAGCAAAGGCACCCCAAAAGAGTCGTGGGTAGTTGGATCCCTGCATAGAATAACACGGGCAAACAAATTGTGACCTCAAATAAACAAGGTAGCTGTTGAATCTGAAGGTTTTTGCGAGACTGACCTGGTTCTGTCCCCAGACCCAAAGTCTCCGAGCTGACATGGTACCATCGTTTTCACGTGGTTCTGCAATAGCAGCAGTACAATGTGCTCCACATGAAACACTAATAACAAATTCAGATTGTAATTGATTCACTTCCTTGGGATGCTTCCTAGCACTTTCAGTTCCATCACCCAGCTGACCAAACTCGTTAGCTCCTGTTTGAAAGTTTAAAAATTAGCAGCATTCtataaattatttcatgttgcaatgaaataaataacacctctcttacaaaaaaaaaaaaaaaaacatgcccAGAAACAAAAGCAGGATCAGACTTCTGAAATCACTTGTCTAATAGTAATTAAAAGTCTAGGTTCTTCCAAAAGAGGTGAACTTTACAAGTAAAATGAACTGTTTAATATCAACTTACAACGCATAAAGTGGTGACGTCTACTTTGCACCATATCTTTTGAATAAAGGAATATAAAACAACTACTACACCAAGGAAAATTACATGGGTAGAAAATACACGAAACCATAGCAAGATTAATAAAGAAACACAGTAAATGACCAACAAAATAGTGCAATGACTTTTTACCAACAAAATAGTGCAATTACTTTTCTTGTTATCAGTAAGAATAGGGTGATGGCTTTTAAAGGCACAACTTATAGCAAATGGCTGACCAGCCGAGGAGGATTAAACTACATTCAGGAAAAACTAAATGATACCACGGTTTACATGAGAACTCATCATTCCTTTGGAAGAAGCCAATAGAAGATTtgctatcatcatcatctataCTCCAAACTTCCTAGTTTCTCTCAACCCACTGAATATTTTGTCAACGGGATATCCAGGGTAATCCATACATATATCACCGATAAAATGCTCTCTGCTCCTGCCTTCCAGAAAAGCTTTAGTTTGTGGGATGACATTAAGACCACAAAAGAAACATAAGAGAAAAAACAAAAGTTGGCTTCATATCCAAATAATTCCCACATTCTTGGGGTACAACATTGTTGAAAACTTGGGTTGATTTCTGAGACGGTCGCTcaactaatagttattatctTAGAAAGTCACCTTTCTTCTTGATTCCAATTTCCTTCAACAAAGATAGTGACTTTCTGAGGTCGTAACTATTAGTTGAATGACCATCTGAGATATCAACTCTCGGAAACTCTTTCTTAGACAATTTTGATCCATAAATTTATTTGTTGCTTGCCAGATCCAATGGTAGCCTGATCAAACTAAAGACTAAGgtttctttcttcattccacacAATCTATGAAAAAATGATATGATCCAAGACCAAAATATTGGCAAAGCTTGTAAATGATCAAGTAACCTCAAATTAGAAATACAGCAAAAAAACATGGATactaaaaatgaaggaaataaaGGGCAAACCCCATGTAAAAAGGGATCCATCAGAGGCAACAGCAGCAGTGTGCTCTCTCCCACAAGCAATATCCAACCAACGTGAATTACCACCAGCTGGGCATCCAAATAACTCTGGAGGAAGTTGCTTTGGTATCCTTAAACTCCTCTCTTTACATCTCCGACCCGTTTGACCCGAATGGTTGTAACCCCAAACGTAAATAGCACTCTTGTTTGTCAGACTCACCGCCTTACACTCCCCAAATATTTCATCAATATCCATTTAATTTAAACTATCAAGAAAATGAACCTGATGAATCACAAAGtacaaaagaaattatctttgactttgaaagaaaagaaggtaaTATATGAAACAGTAAGTACGAACAAGTTGAACAACTTAAAAAAGGGGGTTGAAATTATGTCcgggaaatattgaaaaatctAAGGTTACTGTTTTGAGCTCCAAAGAAATTGGGAGTTGACGGATGACAGGAACCGATTTTTCTAGACCTTTAAATACTCTAATTTCTAATTGGACTTTAATATATACTTTATCCATTTTTAGATAACAATTTTTATCAGAGGAGGATACtttcttaatttaaaaataatgtaattgaactttttgttttatttcttaATAAATAAGTACTATCTGTATAAACACAAATGTTCTTGCATATTTTAGATTATGATtctaatataaaattaaatctTGTACTAGTCAACCTGTGTTATATGTGGAATGGATGGCGTATTAGAGATGGAGTATAATATTTACACAATAAGAAGAAATGATATCTATATGATTAGTATAATTTGAATTGAATAAAATGATCCTAAAATATCTAATGTGTGTTATTTATTGATATTTCTCgataaagtaatataattaaaataacatttATAATAGGTCATAGAACCAATCTACCCGTCAAGTAATTAATGGACACGAACTCACGCTTTGATGAAAAT from Lycium ferocissimum isolate CSIRO_LF1 chromosome 2, AGI_CSIRO_Lferr_CH_V1, whole genome shotgun sequence includes:
- the LOC132047002 gene encoding ultraviolet-B receptor UVR8 isoform X1, producing MDIDEIFGECKAVSLTNKSAIYVWGYNHSGQTGRRCKERSLRIPKQLPPELFGCPAGGNSRWLDIACGREHTAAVASDGSLFTWGANEFGQLGDGTESARKHPKEVNQLQSEFVISVSCGAHCTAAIAEPRENDGTMSARRLWVWGQNQGSNYPRLFWGAFAPSTVIRQVSCGAVHVVALSEEGLLQAWGYNEYGQLGRGVTSEGLQGPRVINGYAKFLDEAPELVKITQVSCGEYHTAAISEKGEVYTWGLGSMGQLGHCSLQSGDKELLPRRVVALDSIIIKEVACGGVHSCAVTAKGALYAWGGGQAGQLGVGPLNGFFSCKLNESDMMLRNIPVLVVPDGVQLVACGHSHTLISAKDGRIHGWGYNCYGQAANEKSTYAWYPSPVDWCVGEVRKLAAGGGHSAVLTDACSLKELCEFQLAETVNLSNASEVEDVASRTGADALARLCERLREHYFDDDEFGP